The proteins below come from a single Methanothrix thermoacetophila PT genomic window:
- a CDS encoding transglutaminase-like domain-containing protein produces the protein MREWISYPDSEVIKLALKEMNLPASRAAGTFDERAWKVWKYVAENIEYVSDKKAFGMPDFWLFPAETLTLRRGDCEDSSFLLATLMIASGISEHCVRVVIGRVFTRNTAYGHCWVVYQNESGTWCLLESTLNSIPQRLPPADPFTEQGSGDRYEPQLCFNRNHMWSIAPSEIRLSEYISSREIPGGYRPRSPEI, from the coding sequence GTGAGGGAGTGGATATCGTATCCGGACAGCGAGGTCATCAAGCTCGCCCTGAAGGAGATGAATCTTCCGGCATCGAGGGCAGCGGGGACTTTTGACGAAAGGGCATGGAAGGTCTGGAAGTATGTGGCTGAGAATATCGAGTACGTCTCAGATAAAAAGGCATTTGGCATGCCCGACTTCTGGCTGTTTCCTGCAGAGACCCTCACCCTGCGCAGGGGTGACTGTGAGGATTCGTCGTTTCTGCTCGCCACGCTTATGATCGCCAGTGGGATAAGCGAACACTGCGTCAGGGTTGTGATTGGGAGGGTCTTCACGAGAAACACAGCATACGGTCACTGCTGGGTTGTCTACCAGAACGAGAGCGGTACCTGGTGCCTGCTGGAGAGCACATTAAATTCGATTCCGCAGAGGCTGCCTCCTGCAGATCCGTTCACAGAGCAAGGAAGCGGGGATCGATATGAGCCCCAGCTCTGCTTCAACCGCAACCACATGTGGTCGATAGCGCCCAGTGAGATACGCCTCTCAGAATACATCAGCTCCAGGGAGATCCCCGGCGGGTACCGCCCTAGGAGCCCAGAGATCTGA
- the xseB gene encoding exodeoxyribonuclease VII small subunit, whose translation MQSWISEKYRSVVEISEQSLESALNELEEIVRELESGRLSLDESLELFERGVRLVRICSSKIEGAERRIESLTGAIPEDLLE comes from the coding sequence ATGCAGTCCTGGATATCAGAAAAATATCGGAGCGTGGTTGAGATATCAGAGCAATCCCTTGAGAGCGCTTTGAATGAGCTGGAGGAGATCGTCAGGGAGCTTGAATCCGGCAGGCTCTCACTTGACGAGAGCCTGGAGCTCTTCGAGCGGGGCGTCCGGCTCGTGAGGATCTGCAGCTCTAAAATAGAGGGCGCAGAGCGCAGAATAGAATCGCTTACAGGCGCAATACCCGAGGACCTGCTCGAATGA
- the iorB gene encoding indolepyruvate ferredoxin oxidoreductase subunit beta, whose protein sequence is MRTSKCDIVIVGVGGQGVILISEIIGRAALKAGLPVRAAETHGMAQRGGSVINHTRLGCIYGPMVPEGGADLLVALEPAEALRYGRYLSSGGVALVNTKPVLPTTVTTGHFRYPDIEEILAPLRGVGRVISMNATEIAERAGNSQTANIVMLGAMSRFMPIEEALILDALRDSVPAKYLDVNLKAFELGKAEVSG, encoded by the coding sequence ATGAGAACATCGAAGTGCGACATAGTGATTGTGGGGGTCGGCGGACAGGGCGTGATTCTCATCTCCGAGATCATAGGCAGGGCGGCATTGAAGGCAGGGCTCCCCGTGAGGGCTGCGGAGACACACGGCATGGCACAGCGGGGCGGGAGCGTCATAAACCACACACGCCTCGGATGCATCTACGGCCCGATGGTCCCTGAGGGCGGCGCAGATCTTCTCGTCGCTCTCGAGCCTGCTGAGGCTCTCAGGTATGGGAGATATCTTTCAAGCGGTGGCGTTGCGCTTGTGAATACAAAGCCCGTGCTTCCTACGACGGTCACTACGGGCCACTTCAGATACCCGGATATCGAGGAGATACTCGCTCCGCTGAGAGGCGTCGGACGGGTGATATCCATGAATGCGACAGAGATCGCTGAAAGGGCGGGAAATTCGCAGACAGCAAACATCGTGATGCTCGGAGCCATGTCCAGATTCATGCCGATCGAGGAGGCTCTGATCCTGGATGCGCTCAGGGACTCTGTTCCAGCGAAGTATCTAGATGTCAACCTGAAGGCGTTCGAGCTGGGAAAGGCTGAAGTATCCGGATAA
- a CDS encoding S-layer protein domain-containing protein, whose amino-acid sequence MGSPRQIGLVLSIMLITVGVSAGQMPSEIAEIRGHMATAEGVWNAEDFGWFVYDLKEGMGSESLSIIPTERTIEEGNLIYSCRAVAKRFEYESWGRYLWIGFLGKRYLAGYPEGPITEEISSLEKGELREVLIDSDDRYTISSERPLILGDGYTVALESVSDDGRKAFIELLMDGSTVDRAVVEEGSTYVWKHPETDIPLILIHVRSGMHGRDEDRVDVDGIFQVSTHPAVVLTDGATIGLLKVNDISGDRIELRNSDDIALSPDSMVHIAGGLALRVTDSPTLRYYPVGLYTEYGRYIIRGPVFHEGDLHVQKIIEDIPAYVSTVWDYRNYAGFYFDDEDMIGSETFVLNGSSRRVVPRFGPIVPVEMNGSVVGSMRGLLYYTYIQPKRFERDSWGEYYVLSLFGELWFAGYGRNTSSEIGEKSMFDYERLGRVLIDTDAQDIATSGNIYFFRDGYSLLIRDVGKDRIFVSLLKDNRIVDNSTISSNSTYVYKKDVFDIKDLPILAVHVGEIFRDKERQIAVIDGVFQISDQIYLPIEGGSKIGDMVIFTTPKGIYMVNDESKSLGKGSSVEIWPEYPGVTKGLYLAVADNDTLRYFPYTVAYVVPMPRILQLGVPSDAAPPVAFNATVKAGEMRGALVEVMDPPGRTVSLKEISTGRGLGDTWRFDWTWNGTVPVMNDMVVPDADITPTSAILYINDSYSASVGVFFDQAGRIERIIGNDGRVYYSRGQIMSFASGSRLAFFLWNNSTVVGQKNQTLVGDINALEPHIERVPAAPGRYTLQLRVQNIMGEAVASAKFNLTSPIYSTLPLLSQTHENGSSANNSMNGDMPTGRKTAEGSKIPAPGAVASIVAITTSAMMGIAIKRMRKGLRRT is encoded by the coding sequence ATGGGATCACCGAGACAGATTGGCCTTGTTCTCAGCATCATGCTCATCACGGTAGGAGTATCTGCAGGCCAGATGCCATCTGAGATAGCTGAGATCAGGGGCCACATGGCAACCGCGGAGGGGGTGTGGAACGCAGAGGACTTCGGATGGTTCGTCTACGACCTGAAGGAGGGCATGGGGAGCGAGTCTCTTTCCATAATTCCCACAGAGAGAACGATCGAGGAAGGGAATTTGATATACTCGTGCAGAGCTGTGGCGAAGCGCTTCGAGTACGAAAGCTGGGGACGGTACCTCTGGATAGGGTTCCTGGGGAAGAGGTACCTCGCAGGGTATCCGGAGGGGCCGATTACAGAGGAGATCAGCTCCCTCGAAAAGGGCGAGCTCCGGGAGGTACTGATAGATTCTGATGATCGTTACACCATATCATCGGAGAGACCTCTGATTCTCGGTGATGGATACACTGTGGCGCTTGAGAGCGTCTCAGATGACGGGAGAAAGGCGTTCATAGAGCTGCTCATGGATGGTTCAACGGTTGATCGCGCGGTCGTCGAGGAGGGCAGCACGTATGTCTGGAAGCATCCAGAGACCGATATTCCTCTGATACTTATCCACGTCCGCTCCGGAATGCATGGCAGGGATGAGGACAGGGTGGACGTCGATGGTATCTTCCAGGTCAGCACCCATCCAGCCGTGGTCCTCACAGATGGTGCAACGATAGGACTCCTGAAGGTGAACGACATATCAGGGGATCGGATCGAGCTCAGGAACAGCGATGATATAGCCCTGAGCCCCGACAGCATGGTTCACATCGCCGGAGGTCTCGCTCTCAGGGTTACGGACAGTCCCACTCTCAGATACTACCCTGTGGGATTATACACCGAGTACGGGAGGTACATAATACGGGGGCCTGTCTTCCACGAGGGCGATCTGCATGTCCAGAAGATCATCGAGGACATACCTGCTTATGTCAGCACCGTCTGGGATTACAGGAACTACGCCGGCTTCTACTTTGACGATGAGGATATGATCGGAAGCGAGACGTTCGTCCTGAACGGCAGCTCCAGACGTGTCGTCCCGAGGTTCGGGCCGATTGTGCCTGTGGAGATGAACGGCTCAGTGGTCGGCTCGATGAGGGGATTGCTGTACTACACTTACATCCAGCCGAAACGCTTCGAGCGCGATTCGTGGGGAGAGTATTACGTTCTGAGCCTGTTCGGAGAGCTCTGGTTTGCAGGATATGGCAGAAACACGAGCTCCGAGATCGGAGAGAAGAGCATGTTCGACTACGAGCGCCTCGGGAGGGTTCTGATAGACACAGACGCTCAGGACATAGCGACATCTGGGAACATCTACTTCTTCAGGGACGGATACTCGCTTCTAATAAGAGACGTCGGCAAAGACAGGATCTTCGTGAGTCTCCTCAAGGATAACAGGATCGTGGACAACAGCACCATCAGCTCCAATTCGACATATGTCTACAAGAAAGACGTCTTCGATATCAAGGATCTCCCGATACTTGCAGTTCATGTAGGAGAGATCTTCAGGGACAAAGAGAGACAGATTGCGGTCATAGATGGCGTCTTCCAGATCTCAGATCAGATCTACCTCCCGATAGAGGGCGGCTCCAAGATAGGAGATATGGTGATATTCACTACTCCAAAGGGCATTTACATGGTGAATGACGAGTCGAAGTCGCTGGGGAAGGGGTCATCTGTAGAGATCTGGCCGGAGTATCCGGGCGTGACGAAGGGCCTCTATCTTGCGGTCGCGGACAACGATACCCTCAGGTACTTCCCATACACAGTGGCATACGTCGTTCCAATGCCGAGGATACTCCAGCTGGGAGTCCCGTCTGATGCTGCACCACCTGTCGCATTCAATGCCACAGTCAAGGCTGGCGAGATGAGGGGTGCTCTCGTGGAGGTTATGGATCCTCCCGGAAGGACTGTGTCGCTGAAGGAGATCTCCACCGGCAGAGGATTGGGCGACACATGGAGGTTTGATTGGACCTGGAACGGCACTGTGCCTGTGATGAATGATATGGTAGTGCCAGATGCAGATATCACCCCGACGAGTGCCATTCTTTACATCAACGATTCCTATTCTGCGAGCGTGGGCGTCTTCTTCGACCAGGCGGGCAGGATTGAGAGGATAATTGGAAACGATGGGAGAGTCTACTACTCCAGGGGCCAGATCATGTCGTTTGCTTCAGGGAGCAGACTCGCGTTCTTCTTGTGGAACAACAGCACGGTCGTTGGTCAAAAGAACCAGACGCTGGTGGGCGACATAAACGCGCTGGAGCCGCATATCGAGCGTGTTCCAGCAGCTCCAGGCAGATACACGCTCCAGCTCAGGGTGCAGAACATAATGGGGGAGGCGGTGGCAAGTGCCAAATTCAACCTCACCTCCCCGATTTACAGCACCCTTCCCCTCTTATCCCAAACTCATGAGAATGGAAGTTCTGCGAATAACAGCATGAACGGCGATATGCCGACCGGGCGGAAAACTGCGGAGGGGAGCAAGATCCCAGCTCCTGGAGCTGTCGCCTCGATTGTGGCGATAACCACATCCGCCATGATGGGAATCGCCATAAAAAGAATGCGCAAAGGCCTCAGACGAACTTAG
- the iorA gene encoding indolepyruvate ferredoxin oxidoreductase subunit alpha, translating to MREYLLGNVAIARGILEAGAGLAAGYPGTPSSEIIDTLSGIASRYDIHVEWSVNEKAALEVAIGGSWAGTRSVATMKHVGLNVAADPFMTLAYLGVDAGLVIVSADDPYCHSSQNEQDTRRYAQFASVPCLDPADPQEAKDMTIYAFELSERFGVPVLLRPTTRVSHARSDVETGEIPEGRRRGRGFRKDPARRVSLPVNARRLHRELIDKQKDMEREIESAPWNRLALKGDVGVISSGIGGLYAEEALANLGADLSLLRIGTYPVPSRQIEEIVKHTSKVMVIEEMEPVVEEQVEIVARRCNPELQILGKKSGDVPRAGELDLLTVRNAIARMLGMSAIVPKDLPGTEIVPPRPPSLCPGCGHRAAYYAMRKAFGKDAIYTNDIGCYTIGISMGTVDTCLCMGASITIGSGIRFGGDERPICCCIGDSTFLHAGMTGLLNAAYNKSRMTIAILDNSTTAMTGHQPHPGTGKTATGEESVRISLEGIAKALGAGHVECIDPYSLEESINAFARARDFAGLSVVISRAPCRILLRRKGERFRRYRVTDECVGCRQCLEFDCPAIEFDEKASINQLCTGCGVCAQICPKGAIEVVK from the coding sequence ATGCGAGAATATCTTCTGGGCAATGTGGCAATCGCAAGAGGAATCCTGGAGGCAGGTGCTGGACTTGCAGCCGGCTATCCAGGGACCCCCTCATCTGAGATCATAGATACCCTTTCAGGTATCGCATCCAGGTATGACATTCACGTCGAATGGTCTGTCAATGAGAAGGCAGCTCTTGAGGTCGCAATAGGCGGGTCCTGGGCTGGAACGAGATCCGTCGCGACGATGAAGCACGTCGGCCTGAATGTAGCGGCTGACCCTTTCATGACGCTGGCGTATCTCGGGGTCGACGCGGGGCTCGTCATAGTCTCCGCTGATGATCCGTACTGCCACTCCTCTCAGAACGAGCAGGACACAAGGCGGTACGCGCAGTTCGCATCTGTTCCATGCCTCGATCCCGCAGATCCCCAGGAGGCGAAGGACATGACGATCTACGCCTTCGAGCTCTCAGAGCGTTTCGGCGTGCCGGTGCTCCTCCGCCCCACAACGCGGGTCTCGCACGCGAGGTCTGATGTTGAGACGGGCGAGATTCCTGAGGGCAGGAGAAGGGGTCGGGGATTCAGAAAGGATCCTGCCCGACGCGTCTCCCTGCCAGTAAATGCGAGGAGGCTCCACAGGGAGCTGATCGATAAGCAGAAAGACATGGAGAGAGAGATCGAATCCGCTCCCTGGAACAGGCTTGCGCTGAAAGGAGATGTTGGTGTGATATCCTCCGGCATAGGAGGGCTCTACGCAGAGGAGGCTCTGGCAAATCTTGGTGCAGATCTATCCCTTCTCCGCATAGGCACGTATCCAGTTCCGTCGCGCCAGATCGAGGAGATCGTGAAGCATACCTCTAAAGTTATGGTAATCGAGGAGATGGAGCCTGTAGTTGAGGAGCAGGTCGAGATTGTGGCGAGACGCTGTAATCCTGAGCTTCAGATCCTCGGAAAGAAAAGCGGGGATGTCCCCAGAGCTGGCGAGCTGGATCTCCTCACAGTGAGAAATGCGATCGCGAGGATGCTTGGCATGAGCGCTATCGTGCCGAAGGATCTCCCCGGCACCGAGATCGTACCGCCTAGGCCGCCATCGCTCTGCCCGGGATGTGGGCACAGAGCTGCGTACTACGCCATGCGAAAGGCGTTCGGAAAGGACGCGATATACACCAACGACATCGGATGCTACACCATCGGGATCTCGATGGGCACTGTGGACACGTGCCTGTGCATGGGCGCCAGCATCACAATCGGCTCGGGCATCAGGTTCGGCGGCGACGAGCGGCCGATATGCTGCTGCATAGGTGACTCGACATTCCTGCATGCTGGCATGACGGGATTGCTGAACGCAGCGTACAACAAATCAAGAATGACCATAGCGATACTCGACAACTCGACGACCGCGATGACCGGCCATCAGCCACATCCTGGCACAGGGAAGACAGCGACAGGAGAGGAGAGTGTGCGCATCTCGCTCGAGGGGATAGCGAAAGCACTCGGCGCTGGGCATGTCGAATGCATCGATCCGTACAGCCTGGAGGAGAGCATCAACGCATTCGCGCGTGCGAGGGATTTCGCAGGGCTCTCTGTGGTGATATCGAGAGCACCGTGCAGGATACTGCTCAGAAGAAAGGGTGAGAGGTTCAGGCGCTACAGGGTCACCGATGAGTGTGTGGGTTGCAGGCAGTGTCTCGAATTCGACTGCCCAGCCATAGAGTTCGATGAGAAGGCGTCCATCAATCAGCTCTGCACCGGGTGCGGCGTGTGCGCGCAGATCTGCCCGAAGGGCGCGATAGAGGTGGTGAAATGA
- a CDS encoding threonine--tRNA ligase: protein MQLLLIHSDFIEFEAKKPTKFAEEVPEEARSGRLDEALCAFIAVEKFDEDDPDAVVAQAAGEIEEVAKRVKAERIMLYPYAHLSSALSSPETAVRVLRDLESTLKSSFEVARAPFGWYKSFTIRCKGHPLSELSRSIRIGEGEVVSQALKSEAKAVSHWRIMKKGGEMVPPEEFDFRGHERLEKFVRYEIEKSRAVDRIPPHVELMRRLELVDYEPGSDPGNMRYYPKGRLVKSLLESYVTDRALEMGAMEVETPVMYDMDHPTLKKYLDRFPARQYAIEADKKHLFLRFAACFGQFLMGHDMTFSYRSLPLRMFELTRYSFRREQRGELVGLRRLRAFTMPDMHTFCGDMSSAMEEFRKQYEASISVLRDAGLDLKDYEVAIRFTKDFYENNKTFIEGLVDIVDKPVLIEMWDERFFYFVLKFEFNFVDALDKASALSTVQIDVENAERYDIGYVDAEGNRQRPIILHCSPSGAIERLMYALLEKQAMIAANGGLPMLPTWLSPTQVRIIPVAERHHARAMEVAEQLNFRVDVDDRDETVGKKIRDAGREWVPYVAVVGDEELSTGLLTVTVRSESTSNQKIKMSVEELRARLQSETAGRPWRRLPLPVRLSERPKFV from the coding sequence TTGCAATTACTTCTGATACATTCAGACTTCATAGAGTTCGAGGCGAAGAAGCCAACAAAGTTCGCAGAGGAGGTGCCTGAGGAGGCGAGATCAGGCAGGCTTGACGAGGCACTCTGCGCATTCATTGCTGTGGAGAAGTTCGATGAGGATGATCCGGACGCTGTTGTGGCTCAGGCTGCCGGAGAGATCGAGGAGGTGGCAAAGAGGGTCAAAGCAGAGCGGATAATGCTCTATCCCTATGCACACCTGAGCTCCGCCCTTTCCTCACCAGAGACCGCTGTGCGCGTTCTCAGGGATCTTGAATCAACGCTGAAGAGCAGCTTCGAGGTCGCACGCGCACCCTTCGGATGGTACAAGTCCTTCACGATAAGATGCAAGGGCCATCCACTCTCAGAACTCTCAAGATCGATAAGAATCGGCGAGGGAGAGGTCGTATCCCAGGCTCTCAAATCCGAGGCCAAGGCTGTATCGCACTGGAGGATCATGAAGAAGGGCGGTGAGATGGTACCTCCGGAGGAGTTCGACTTCAGGGGGCACGAGCGGCTCGAGAAGTTCGTGAGATATGAGATAGAGAAGAGCCGTGCGGTCGACAGGATCCCGCCACATGTAGAGCTCATGCGACGTCTGGAGCTAGTCGACTATGAGCCCGGCTCCGATCCGGGCAACATGAGGTACTACCCGAAGGGCAGGCTCGTGAAGTCACTCCTGGAGAGCTACGTCACCGACAGGGCGCTCGAGATGGGCGCGATGGAGGTCGAGACTCCGGTGATGTACGACATGGACCATCCGACGCTGAAGAAGTACCTGGACAGGTTCCCGGCGAGGCAGTACGCGATAGAGGCTGATAAGAAACACCTCTTTCTCAGATTTGCCGCGTGCTTCGGCCAGTTCCTGATGGGGCATGATATGACATTTTCATACAGATCGCTCCCGCTCAGGATGTTCGAGCTCACCCGTTACAGCTTCAGAAGGGAGCAGCGCGGCGAGCTTGTCGGGCTCCGCAGGCTGAGGGCCTTCACAATGCCTGACATGCATACATTCTGTGGCGACATGAGCTCGGCCATGGAGGAGTTCCGGAAGCAGTACGAGGCCAGCATATCAGTGCTCAGGGACGCAGGTTTGGACCTGAAAGATTATGAGGTCGCAATAAGGTTCACGAAGGATTTCTACGAGAACAATAAAACGTTCATAGAGGGGCTTGTTGATATCGTGGATAAGCCTGTGCTCATAGAGATGTGGGATGAGCGCTTCTTCTACTTCGTGCTCAAGTTCGAGTTCAACTTCGTGGATGCGCTCGACAAGGCAAGCGCTCTATCTACGGTACAGATAGATGTCGAGAACGCGGAGAGGTACGATATCGGCTACGTGGACGCTGAGGGGAACAGGCAGAGGCCGATAATCCTTCACTGCTCGCCATCAGGCGCGATAGAGCGTCTGATGTACGCGCTTCTCGAGAAGCAGGCGATGATCGCTGCAAACGGCGGTCTCCCCATGCTTCCGACCTGGCTCTCGCCAACGCAGGTCAGGATCATACCGGTCGCGGAGCGCCACCATGCCAGGGCGATGGAGGTCGCGGAGCAGCTGAACTTCCGGGTGGATGTGGACGACAGGGATGAGACCGTGGGGAAGAAGATCAGAGATGCGGGAAGGGAGTGGGTGCCCTATGTCGCTGTCGTAGGGGACGAGGAGCTCTCCACAGGGCTTCTGACTGTGACTGTGAGGTCTGAATCAACATCCAACCAGAAAATCAAGATGAGCGTGGAGGAGCTCCGCGCCAGGCTCCAGAGCGAGACCGCGGGCAGGCCCTGGAGGAGGCTGCCCCTGCCGGTGAGGCTCTCCGAGAGGCCTAAGTTCGTCTGA
- a CDS encoding Mut7-C RNAse domain-containing protein, with amino-acid sequence MDHMLMRLGRWLRLAGHDVENPRSMSDVDLIAQAGDRRTLLTRDRSLAELCEREGVRCILIRSSHIDEQLREVRGRGIDLSLNPERCTICNGELLDMGNGRWMCSECGKIYWRGSHWRGIEARLRSLGS; translated from the coding sequence GTGGATCACATGCTGATGCGCCTGGGAAGATGGCTCAGGCTTGCAGGGCATGATGTGGAGAATCCCAGATCGATGAGCGATGTCGACCTCATCGCGCAGGCAGGGGATAGGAGAACACTGCTCACGCGCGACAGGTCTCTGGCAGAGCTGTGCGAGAGGGAAGGGGTGAGATGCATCCTCATCAGATCATCACATATCGATGAACAGCTGAGAGAGGTGCGGGGGAGGGGCATCGACCTCAGCCTAAATCCGGAGAGATGCACAATCTGCAATGGCGAACTTCTCGATATGGGGAATGGAAGATGGATGTGCTCCGAGTGCGGGAAGATCTACTGGCGGGGATCTCACTGGCGTGGGATCGAGGCGCGGCTCAGATCTCTGGGCTCCTAG
- the thiC gene encoding phosphomethylpyrimidine synthase ThiC — translation MGMLEDAAAGRLNDEMRLVAQAEGKSPEFIRRGIASGRIVIPISPYRETRPVGIGKGLRTKVNASIGTSSDIVDVDMEVEKARVAESAGADTLMELSTGGDLREIRRRVIEVTSLSVGSVPLYQAFIEAIRKHGAGVDMTEDELFRAVDEQARMGTNFMAIHTGINRICLERLKAQGGRFGGLCSRGGAFMIAWMLHNEKENPLYSEFDYLLEILKEHEVTLSLGNGMRAGAIHDSTDRAQIQELVINAELADRAQAAGVQTIVEGPGHIPVDEIEANIRIMKRMTDERPFYMLGPLVTDIAPGYDHIVAAIGASLSSAYGADFICYVTPAEHLALPTPEDVREGVIAARIAAYIGDMIKLGRRDRDLEMGRARRDLLWDMQFHLALDPQRARQIRAEREPADSRVCTMCGDYCALKIIKSSINLSK, via the coding sequence ATGGGAATGCTTGAGGATGCCGCAGCTGGAAGGCTGAATGACGAGATGAGACTAGTGGCACAGGCTGAGGGAAAGAGTCCTGAGTTCATACGCAGAGGCATTGCAAGCGGAAGAATAGTGATACCCATCTCTCCATACAGAGAGACCAGGCCGGTGGGTATAGGAAAGGGCCTGCGCACCAAGGTGAACGCATCCATAGGCACGAGCTCTGACATCGTGGATGTGGATATGGAGGTCGAGAAGGCGCGTGTTGCGGAGAGCGCAGGGGCTGACACGCTGATGGAGCTCTCAACAGGCGGTGACCTGCGCGAGATCCGGAGGAGGGTGATAGAGGTGACGAGCCTCAGCGTCGGCAGCGTTCCGCTCTATCAGGCATTCATCGAGGCGATAAGGAAGCACGGCGCAGGCGTTGATATGACAGAGGACGAGCTGTTCCGGGCTGTGGATGAGCAGGCGCGGATGGGCACCAACTTCATGGCGATACATACAGGAATAAACAGAATCTGCCTGGAGCGCCTGAAGGCGCAGGGCGGCAGGTTCGGAGGGCTCTGCAGCCGTGGGGGCGCGTTCATGATAGCCTGGATGCTTCATAACGAAAAGGAGAACCCTCTGTATAGCGAATTCGACTACCTTCTTGAGATACTGAAGGAGCATGAGGTGACTCTTAGCCTCGGGAACGGCATGCGTGCGGGCGCGATTCACGACTCGACGGATAGAGCTCAGATACAGGAGCTTGTAATCAATGCGGAGCTCGCGGACAGAGCGCAGGCGGCAGGCGTCCAGACGATCGTCGAGGGGCCGGGGCACATACCTGTTGATGAGATAGAGGCGAACATAAGGATCATGAAGCGCATGACCGATGAGCGGCCGTTTTACATGCTGGGTCCTCTGGTGACAGATATAGCTCCCGGCTACGATCATATCGTGGCTGCTATTGGGGCGAGCCTGTCCAGCGCATACGGTGCAGACTTCATCTGCTACGTCACACCTGCGGAGCACCTTGCGCTCCCCACTCCGGAGGATGTCAGGGAGGGTGTAATCGCTGCAAGAATCGCTGCTTATATCGGGGATATGATCAAGCTCGGCAGAAGAGACAGGGATCTGGAGATGGGGAGGGCAAGAAGAGATCTGCTCTGGGATATGCAGTTTCACCTGGCACTGGACCCGCAGAGGGCCAGGCAGATCAGGGCTGAGAGAGAGCCTGCTGATAGCAGGGTCTGCACGATGTGCGGCGATTACTGCGCTCTGAAGATAATAAAGAGCAGCATCAACCTGAGCAAGTAG
- a CDS encoding HEAT repeat domain-containing protein, whose amino-acid sequence MEMNPDKNQVDEPEIPEVLPDESWPTDRLIEATRDKNMLVRSNAVSILSAREGPEVVEALIQAMKDEDYVVRSNAMVRLSERGTAVLDRVLEALNDPDEEIRAGAAWVLGELKDPRAIEPLQKAMDDENMVVRIQAKASLMAMGVIGQKK is encoded by the coding sequence ATGGAGATGAACCCCGATAAAAACCAAGTGGATGAGCCAGAGATCCCCGAGGTCCTGCCCGATGAATCGTGGCCCACAGACCGTCTCATAGAGGCGACCAGAGACAAGAACATGCTCGTCAGGTCGAACGCTGTGAGCATTCTGTCCGCCAGAGAGGGACCGGAAGTCGTCGAGGCCCTCATCCAGGCGATGAAGGATGAGGATTATGTTGTGAGAAGCAACGCGATGGTCAGGCTCTCCGAGAGGGGCACAGCGGTCCTCGACAGAGTTCTGGAGGCGCTGAACGACCCTGATGAAGAGATACGGGCCGGGGCTGCATGGGTGCTCGGTGAGCTGAAGGACCCCAGGGCGATAGAGCCGCTTCAGAAGGCGATGGACGATGAGAATATGGTCGTGAGAATCCAGGCAAAGGCATCGCTGATGGCAATGGGGGTCATTGGCCAGAAGAAGTGA